In Eubacteriales bacterium mix99, the DNA window GACGGGAAGGAAACAGAGCTCAGGGCAGACGGACTGCTGGCCCGGGCCGTGTGCCATGAAACCGATCACCTGGATGGAATATTGTTCATTGATAAAGTCCTGCCGGAAACATTGGAGGGCTGAGTATTGAAAATTATCTTTATGGGTACCCCGGATTTTTCCATTCCTTCGGCAGATGCCGTTCAAAAGAGTGGAAATGATTTGATTGCCGTCGTTACACAGCCGGACCGACCAAAGGGCAGAGGAAAACAGGTTACCTTTTCTCCCGTCAAGAAGTGGGCGGAGGAGAGGAATATTTCCATTTATCAACCGGTCCGGATCAAGGGGGATATGGCCTTTCTGGAAAAAATCAGGCAGCTGCAGCCGGATCTGATCGTAACGGCTGCCTTTGGCCAGATTCTTCCAAAGGATTTTCTTGCCGTTCCTACGCTTGGCTGCATCAATGTCCATGCATCCCTGCTGCCGGCCTACAGGGGGGCGTCCCCCATTCAGCAGGCTCTCATCAGTGGAGCGGACCGAACCGGCATATCGGTTATGTATATGGATGCAGGGATGGACACCGGGGATATCATCCAACAGGAGGAAATCCGGATTGCAGAGGAGGACGATGCAGGGCAACTTCATGACAGACTTGCTGTCCTGGGCGGGCGCGTCCTTTCCCGGGTTCTGAAACAGTTTGCAGACGGGAAACCGGAAGGGGTTCCCCAGGATGCCGCAAAGGCGACCTACTGCAGCAAAATAGAGAAATCCATGGGCGAAATCCGCTGGGAACAAAAGGCTTCCACGGTCCGGAACCTTGTACGGGGCCTGACCCCCTGGCCGGGCGCCTATACCTTTCTCCGGGAAACCCGTTTGAAGGTATGGAAGGTCATGGAGTGGGAATACTTTACAAATAACACTGTTCCAGGTACGGTTCTCCGGGCGGACAGGAATATTGGCCTGATCGTGGCCTGCCGGGACGGTGCCCTGCGCGTTGCAGAGCTTCAGATGCCTGGCGGCCGGCCCATGTCGGATCTGGATTATCTGAGGGGCAACCGGATTGAGGTGGGCATTTGTCTGGGCAGGACAAAAAGGGGAGAGTGAATTCCATAGAAACAGCTGGTTCCGGCGGGACGCGGACACGGTATCTGGCGCTGAAAATATTGAAGGAAATCAACCAGGAGGGGAAGTATTCCAATATTGCCCTGAAAGAAGGCCTGCGCGGGCAATCCCTCCAGGAAAGGGATGTTGCTTTTGTTACCCAATTGGTGTACGGTACTCTGGAAAGGCAGATTACCATTGATACCCTTCTGAAGAAGTTCGCATCTCTCCGGCGGGTAAATCCATGGGTTCTGAATATATTGCGGCTGGGGGGATATCAGATCCTGTATCTGGACCGGGTGCCGGACTCTGCTGCCTGCAATGAGGCGGGAAAGCTCTGTGGGATGCACGGGCTGTCTGCATTGAAGGGATTTGTGAACGGCGTCCTGCGTAATGTTTCCCGAAACAGGGAACGGCTTCTGGTTCCGGAACCGGGCATTTCCCTGCCGGAAAAGCTGGCCTTTCAATATGCGTTTCCCCTATGGCTTGTTAAGAAATGGATTGCGGATTATGGCCCGGAGCAGACAGAGACGATACTGAAACCTTTCCATACAGGCGACGTGTCCGTTCGTGTCAACACAGGGAAGCTGCCCCCCACTGCGCTGAAGGAGAAATTAACACGATGGGGATTTCATGTATTGGATGGATATTACATGAAAGAGGCGCTTCGCATCAGGGATGCAGGGGATATTGGAGCAAATTCCTTTTATCAGGATGGATCCTTTGCGGTACAGGGGGAAAGCTCCGTGCTGGATGTCCGTCTTGTGGATCCGCAGCCCGGCGAGATCCTGCTGGATGCCTGCAGTTCCCCGGGGAACAAAGCCATTTATATGGCCGAACGGATGAAGGGAAAGGGACAGGTGACGGCCTGGGATATCCATGAACACCGGGTACGTTTGATACAGCAGAACTGTAAACGCATGAATGCCCGGATTGTGGTGCCTTCCGTTCAGGATGCCTCGTCTTATCAGCCGGAGTTCCGGGAAAGGTTTGATCGGGTATTGGTGGATGCCCCATGCTCCGGCCTTGGTACGATTTCCAAAAAACCGGATATTAAGCTGAGGGTCCGGCCGGAAGGATTATCCGGGCTTTCGGATCTTCAGGGAAAAATTCTGGAAGTATGCAGCCGTTACGTCAAACCAGACGGAGTCCTTGTATACAGTACCTGTACCATCAATCCTCAGGAGAATGCGGATGTGGTTTACAGGTTGCTGAAGAAAAGGCGAGACTTCGTTCTGGAGGATCCGCTGCCCTGGCTGCCGGACGCCCTTCGATCCACAGTGCGGGGCCGGATGATCCAACTGATTCCATCCCGTGATCATATGGATGGGTTTTTTATCGCCAGGTTGAGGAGGAAGAATGGAGTTGGCAAGCAATCCAAACAATAACATGTCACCGGGAAAAAGGGATATTCTGAACCTGTCTCCGGAGGAGTTGAAGGAAGAACTGACAGCCATGGGGGAGAAGCCTTTTCATGCCGGTCAGATTATCAGATGGATGTATAAGGGAACAACATCCTTTCAGGAAATGTCAGATTTGTCCGGATCGCTGCAGCGCAAGCTGGACAGCCGATTTTTCGTTGGGACGCTGCAGCAGCTGAAACGGCTGGTTTCGTCGGATCACCAGGCGATAAAATATTTGTATTTGCTTTTGGATGATAATATAATAGAATGTGTTGTGTTGAAATATCATCATGGCGTGACGCTTTGCCTGTCCACACAGGTGGGATGTGCCATGGGCTGCCGATTTTGTGCTTCCACCCGGGGCGGTCTGGTACGGAACCTGACCGCCGGTGAAATGGAAGCTCAGGTTCTTTCCGTTCAGCGTGATTTAACCGGACATGACTCCGGGAACCTTGGAGGCCTGGTTCTCATGGGGTGTGGAGAGCCACTGAATAACTATGTCAATGTACTGAAGTTTATCCGGCAGATCCATGATCCGGGGGGATTTGACATGGGATATCGGAATATCACATTATCCACCTGTGGGCTGGTTCCACAAATGCGTCGCCTGGCAGAGGAAGGTCTCAGTATCAATCTTGCGGTTTCCCTTCATGCACCCAACGACGTCCTGCGCAGGAAAGTCATGAAGGTTGCGAACGCATACACCATACAGGAGGTTGTGGATGCCGGCAGATATTATTATGAGAAAACCGGCCGGCGGGTTACCTTTGAGTATACCCTGATCAGGGGATTGAATGACAGGCCGGAGCATGCCAGGGAACTTGCTGCTCTTTTGGACGGGTTTCCCTGTCATATCAATCTGATCCCTTTAAACGAGAACGGGCAGGATGGTCTCAGGCGCAGCAGTGAAGGATCGGTTCACCGTTTTGAAATGGAGCTGGAGCATGCCGGGAAAAATGTAACCCGCAGACGGGAACTGGGATTGGATATCCAGGGTGCCTGCGGTCAGCTGAAAGCCGCTTATCTGGAAAGGAAACAGGATGGATCGGGGAGGTCGGATCATGGAATACGGAGCATACAGTCGCCAGGGAATCCGCAGGAAAACCAATGAAGACCATTACTATATTCCAGGGAACGTTTCGGAGCAGCCGGGCATCATGATTGTGGCAGACGGCATGGGAGGGCATAACGCCGGTGATCTGGCAAGCCGCATCGCCGTGGAGGAGATTTGCTCCTGCTTCAGGCGGTCCCGGACTTCGGAGGATTTGCTGGGTGTCATCCATCAATCCGTACAGAAGGCCAACAGCAGGGTGTATGCCCTGTCCGGGACGGACGCCCGTTATTCCGGAATGGGAACAACGCTGACCATGGCGGTATTTGAAAGAAACCGCTTCCTTGTGGCCAATATCGGAGACAGCAGATGCTATCTGCTGCGCAACGGGACGGCCCGTCAGATCACACGGGATCATTCCCTGGTTCAGGAGTTGCTGGACAACGGGAGCATTACCCGGGACGAGATGAACCTGCACCCGAAAAAAAATGTGATCACCCGGGCACTGGGTACGGAACAATCCCTTCGCGTGGATTGTTTTGAAGAAAATCTGAAAGATGGGGATATTGTCCTTTTGTGCACCGATGGGCTGATTAACTATGTCCATCTGGAGGACTATGTACCAAATCTACCGACGAATCTCTCCATGGCAAGGCTGACGGAGATCCTGGGGAACGAAGCCCTGTCCTCAGGCAGCACCGATGATATCACAATTGTGGCGGCAAGATACGTTCCGAATGAGGAAAAGAGGTGATGTCCCTGGTGGGTAAAATGCTGGGAGGCCGATACGAATTACTTGAAAAAATAGGGGAAGGCGGCATGGCTGTGGTGTATAAAGCCAAATGTCACCTTTTGAACCGGTATGTGGCGATTAAGATCCTACGGCCGGAGCTGGTGGAAAATGAGGAGTTTCTTGCCCGATTCCAGCGGGAGTCCCAATCAGCTGCCAGTCTCTCCCATCCCAATATCGTAAATATCTATGATGTTGGACAGGAGGACGGGATCCATTACATCGTAATGGAATATGTCAACGGGAAAACCCTGAAGGAGTATATCCGTGAAAAGGGCAGGCTGACCGCTGAAGATGCGGTCCGGATCGGTTCGCAGATTTGCTCTGCACTGCATCATGCGCACAGCCGCAATATTATTCACCGGGACATCAAGCCCCAGAATATCCTGCTGAGCGAAGACGGGACAGTGAAGGTCGCAGATTTTGGCATTGCCAGGGCTGTTACCTCTGCTACCGTTACCATGGCCGGTGCGGATGTAATCGGTTCCGTGCATTATTTTTCCCCGGAGCAGGCAAGGGGAGGTCATGTGGACAAAAAATCCGATATTTACTCTCTGGGGATTGTTCTGTATGAAATGGTAACCGGAGCGGTCCCCTTTGAGGGAGACAGTGCCGTTTCTGTTGCCCTGAAGCATATACAGGAGAAGGTAACGCCTCCGGGTGAGATGAATCCGGATATCCCCAAAAGCATTCAATTTATCATAGAAAGAGCGATCGAGAAGGACTGCAACAGACGATATGATGATGCGGATGAGATGCGCTCCGATCTGAAACGGGCATTGAAAGAGCCGGACGGCAAGTATGTAAAGCGTTTTGTGGAAGACGATCAGGCGACGCGGATTCTTCCGGCCATTCACGATCCGGGAAATCCGGAGGAAGAGCCGAAAGGGAAATCCCAGGGGGATTCTTCTCCGGAACCGGAAAAGAAGGACGCCGGGAAAAAGCACAGCCGGATTGGAAACGGGGTAATTGTTGGTGTGATACTCGTTGCCTTTCTTGTTCTGTTTTTTTTGCTGCGGGGCATCTACCTGCGGGAATTTGCCCGTAAGGATACCATGGTGCCCGGCGTGGTGGGATATGATGAGAAGGCAGCCAATAAGATGCTGAAAGGCGAAGGCCTTGTCATGAAAATTGTACAATGGAAAAACAGTGACACGGTACCAAAAGGCCAGATCCTGTTTCAGAATCCTCCGGAAGGTCAGACGGTCAAGTCGGACAGCTCTGTGGAGGTTACCGTCAGTGATGGTGTGAAAAAGGTGACGGTACCGGATGTGGTGAATTTGCCGCAGAGGAATGCGGAAATCAAACTGGAGGACTCCGGATTGAAGGTGGGAACGCCGGAATATGTGGACAGTGACAAGGTCAGTGGGTATGTGGTAAAGCAGGAGCCCTCCGCCTATACAAAAGATGTTCCGGCGGGAACGGAGGTCCGGCTTTTTGTCAGTACAGGCCCCAGGGATCATATGACAGAGGTGGGCAAGGTGGTTGGACTACAGGAAGATATGGCCCGGGAACGGCTTCGAAAAGCAGGCCTGGATTCCAATATTACAAGAGAGTACAATGACGGGGTGGAAGCTGGTGTGGTATATGAGCAGTCCCCTGATCCCGGAACCAATGTGGAAAAAGGCAGGAAGGTGGATGTGTGGGTCAGTTTGGGGGAAAAGGTTGTGAGCCATAAAAAGATGACCATTGAAATGACCGGAACCGGCGAAAAGGTTCGGGTGCAGGTAATTCGCGCCTCAGATGACAAGGTGATGTATGATGAGGAGCACAGTCCTTCGGATGGAGCGGTTCAGATTCCTCTGGAGGACAGCGGAATACAGAGTTATGCCATCTGGATTGACAATATTTATCAGGGGACACAAACTCTGGATTTTTCCAGAAAGGAAAGGGAACAGGAATGAAGTCCGGAGTGATCCTCCGGGGGATCGGCAGTTTTTATGACGTCCTTTCCAATGGAGAAGTCTTCCGCTGCAGGGCCAGGGGACGGTTTCGCAGACTGGGGATCTCTCCCATGGCGGGGGATCGGGTGCGTTTTCAGCCGGAAACGGAGATATCCGAGGGAATTATGGAGGAGATTCTTCCCCGGAGAAACGCCATGAAGCGGCCGGCGGTGGCCAATGTGGATCATCTGGCTGTCGTGCTGGCGGCAGCGGATCCCAAACCGGATCTTTTTCTGGTGGATAAGCTGCTCATTACGGCGGAACGGACGCAGATTTCACCATTGCTGATTTTCAATAAGACAGATCTGGCAGGTCCGGAGGAAGAGGATGCCTTCCGGATCGAATATGGCCGGACAGGATATCCCATCCATCGTATTTCCGGAAAATCCGATATTGGCATAAAGGAGCTGAGCCAGACCCTGCAGGGGATAACGGTTCTGGCCGGGCAGTCCGGTGTCGGAAAATCCTCTATTATCAACAAGCTTCGTCCGGATGCCTATCTGGAGACCGGTGCACTCAGCGAGAAGATCAGGAGGGGAAAAAATACGACCCGTCTGGTGGAATTGATTTCTTTGCCTGGTGGCGGCATGATTGCGGATACACCGGGTTTCAGCCGGATGGATCTTCTGGAATTGGATCCGGCGCAGCTGGCAGGGTACTATCCGGAATTCCGTGCCTGTCAGGCGGAATGCCGGTTTCAGGGATGCCTGCATGTGGCAGAACCGGGATGTGCGATTCGTCGTGGTGTGGAGGAGGGCAAAATTCCTTCGCAGCGGTATGATCGGTATCGGAAATTGATCAAAGCAATCAGGGAAAACAGGAGGGACGCATGGTGATCAAAATTGCACCATCTATTTTGGCTGCAGATTTTTCAAGGCTGGGAGAAGAAGTTGCAATGCTGGATAAGGGGGGAGCGGACTTTATCCATATTGATGTTATGGACGGGCATTATGTGCCGAATCTGTCCATAGGGCCAATGGTGGTGAAAGCCATCCGCAGGACGACCGAAGTTCCTTTCGATGTTCATCTGATGATGGACAATCCAATGGAATTTGTGGATGAATTTATCCGTGCAGGGGCAGATAGCATCACACTTCATGCGGAAGTATTGCCTCATCTGCATCGCTGCATCGCCTGTCTGAAGGAAAAGGGAGTCCGGGCTGCTGTTGCGTTGAATCCCTCCACACCGCTGAATGTATTGGATTATGTGCTGGAAGATCTTGATATGGTTCTTCTTATGACAGTGAATCCGGGTTTCGGGGGACAGACATTTATTCCTGCCATGCTGGATAAAATTCGGGATCTGAAGGATATGACGGAAAGGCGGGGAAGAAATACGGAGATTCAGGTAGACGGCGGAATCACCCTGGGCAATGTCGGCAGGGCAGTAAAGGCTGGGGCGAACTGTATTGTGGCAGGATCGCTGGTTTTCTCGGCGGCAGATCCGACATCCATGATACAAAAAATAAGAGAAGCGGGAGAAGCCTCTTTTTCGTAAATTGACACAAGCTCTTCCATGGGAGTCACGTTTTTTCACAGCCCGGAATAGAATGTAGTAAATTCCCGGATTTTTGACCGGTTTGCCTTGGAGGGGTGTTATTATGTATAATGGGATGAACTGTCGGAAGCATCCCAGACCGCCCAAAAAAACCAACGTTCTTTCCATTGTGCTGATTGTCATCGGCACTTTGCTGGTATTTTTTTATACGCCGCCATGGGTATGGTGCTTTTCGCTTGGCCTGGGCCTTATAGTGGCCGGCATATTTACCCTGAAAAAATGGAGATAAGACCAAAAAAACGTGCCGGACAGCACGTTTTCAATGGCTCACTTTGAGAGAGCATTCACTTTACCGGAACGAATGCAACGGGTACAGACATTCAGCGTTACATGAGATCCGTTTACTTCTGCACGGACTTTTTTCAGATTCGGCGTCCAGGTCCGGTTTCCACGCCTGTGAGAGTGGCTCACGGTGTTTCCGGATAACTTCCCTTTTTTGCAGATATCACAAACCTTTGCCATGATTTCCACCTCCTTTTAAACGGAAAAAACCATATTGTCTTCTTCCTGCCATCGAAGGACTCCATGATACAACCATGGGTGTTTTCAACAACTCATAAAACATGTATTATTTTAACACCTTGCAATCGTTTTGGCAAGAAAAACAAAAACATTGCCGGGTTCATGGTTCGTTGTTGCATTTCCCCTGTGTTTGAGATAAAATAAACGGGTATAATGACGTTAAGAATGTATCATTCTGCAAATGATGCTCACAACAGGATCCATCCGAATCAGAGCGAATGTGAAGGAGGAAGGAAAATGGGAGTTGTAAAATCGAATTCTCTGGGTGAACTTATCATACCGGACGACGTATTGGCCGTTCTGGCAGGCATTTCGGCCATCGAGTGCTATGGTATCGTTGGAATGGCTTCCCAGAAAGCAACGGACGGGCTGGTGGAGCTTTTGGGAAATGAAAACCTGTCACGCGGTGTAAAGGTTGTCAGTCAGGGCAATGAAGTGAGTATTGATCTTCATATTATCGTTGAATATGGTATCTCAATTGCCACTGTCGCCAAAAACATCATTGAAACAGTCAAATATAAAGTGGAAAATCTAACAGGTGTTACAGTGAAAAAAGTTAATATAGTGGTAGAAGGCGTGAGGGTATGAGGCTTTCCCTTTTTATGCCTGAAGGAGGTTACTCATTTTGAATCAGGATATTCTGGATGGAGCAAAGCTGAAGCTCATGCTTTTATCGGCTGCCCAGTTTATGGAAGATAATAAAGAATCAGTGAATTCGTTGAATGTTTTCCCGGTACCGGATGGAGATACCGGTACCAATATGTCTCTGACCATGTTATCTGCTGCAAGGGAGATTCAGGCAGCTTCATCCGGGGATCTATCCCGGGTCGCAGATGCCTTGTCCCGCGGCTCCCTGAAAGGTGCAAGGGGAAACTCCGGAGTGATTCTTTCCCAATTATTCCGTGGATTTGCCAAATCCATGCAGGGGAAGGAAGAGATTACGACAGCGGAATTTGCGGATGCCCTGGAGTCCGGTGTAAATATGGCCTATAAGGCAGTGATGAAGCCGGTGGAGGGTACCATCCTCACCGTTGCCCGTGAAACGGCGAAGGAAGCAAAAAAGATTGCCGGACAGATCCATGATTTTGAAGTGTTTTTTGACCGAATTATCGATACGGCAAAGGAAACCCTGGATCGCACCCCGGACATGCTTCCGACTTTAAAACAAGCCGGTGTGGTGGATTCCGGCGGTATGGGTCTGGTTTACATTCTGATGGGACAGTTTCATGCTCTGGAGGGCGATTTTGATCCGGAGGTTTCCTATGGGCTCCCGGATTCCAAAATTTCCACGGGCGGGGGAGAGCCGGTTCCCGCTTCGGCAGGGGATGCGGCTTCCGGCCCGGCAGGCGTCCCGGAAGGATCCATTCAATATATTTACTGCACGGAATTTTTTATCAAGCATCTATATCCGTATATCCGTGAAGAAGACATTGAAAAGCTGAAGAGGAGACTGGAACGATTGGGGGATTCCATCGTTGTTGTAGGGGACAGGGATATGATCAAGATCCACTTTCATACGAATATGCCTGGAAAAGGCCTACAATTGGGATTGCAA includes these proteins:
- the fmt gene encoding methionyl-tRNA formyltransferase, with product MKIIFMGTPDFSIPSADAVQKSGNDLIAVVTQPDRPKGRGKQVTFSPVKKWAEERNISIYQPVRIKGDMAFLEKIRQLQPDLIVTAAFGQILPKDFLAVPTLGCINVHASLLPAYRGASPIQQALISGADRTGISVMYMDAGMDTGDIIQQEEIRIAEEDDAGQLHDRLAVLGGRVLSRVLKQFADGKPEGVPQDAAKATYCSKIEKSMGEIRWEQKASTVRNLVRGLTPWPGAYTFLRETRLKVWKVMEWEYFTNNTVPGTVLRADRNIGLIVACRDGALRVAELQMPGGRPMSDLDYLRGNRIEVGICLGRTKRGE
- the rsmB gene encoding 16S rRNA (cytosine(967)-C(5))-methyltransferase RsmB; the protein is MNSIETAGSGGTRTRYLALKILKEINQEGKYSNIALKEGLRGQSLQERDVAFVTQLVYGTLERQITIDTLLKKFASLRRVNPWVLNILRLGGYQILYLDRVPDSAACNEAGKLCGMHGLSALKGFVNGVLRNVSRNRERLLVPEPGISLPEKLAFQYAFPLWLVKKWIADYGPEQTETILKPFHTGDVSVRVNTGKLPPTALKEKLTRWGFHVLDGYYMKEALRIRDAGDIGANSFYQDGSFAVQGESSVLDVRLVDPQPGEILLDACSSPGNKAIYMAERMKGKGQVTAWDIHEHRVRLIQQNCKRMNARIVVPSVQDASSYQPEFRERFDRVLVDAPCSGLGTISKKPDIKLRVRPEGLSGLSDLQGKILEVCSRYVKPDGVLVYSTCTINPQENADVVYRLLKKRRDFVLEDPLPWLPDALRSTVRGRMIQLIPSRDHMDGFFIARLRRKNGVGKQSKQ
- the rlmN gene encoding 23S rRNA (adenine(2503)-C(2))-methyltransferase RlmN, which codes for MELASNPNNNMSPGKRDILNLSPEELKEELTAMGEKPFHAGQIIRWMYKGTTSFQEMSDLSGSLQRKLDSRFFVGTLQQLKRLVSSDHQAIKYLYLLLDDNIIECVVLKYHHGVTLCLSTQVGCAMGCRFCASTRGGLVRNLTAGEMEAQVLSVQRDLTGHDSGNLGGLVLMGCGEPLNNYVNVLKFIRQIHDPGGFDMGYRNITLSTCGLVPQMRRLAEEGLSINLAVSLHAPNDVLRRKVMKVANAYTIQEVVDAGRYYYEKTGRRVTFEYTLIRGLNDRPEHARELAALLDGFPCHINLIPLNENGQDGLRRSSEGSVHRFEMELEHAGKNVTRRRELGLDIQGACGQLKAAYLERKQDGSGRSDHGIRSIQSPGNPQENQ
- a CDS encoding Stp1/IreP family PP2C-type Ser/Thr phosphatase; translated protein: MEYGAYSRQGIRRKTNEDHYYIPGNVSEQPGIMIVADGMGGHNAGDLASRIAVEEICSCFRRSRTSEDLLGVIHQSVQKANSRVYALSGTDARYSGMGTTLTMAVFERNRFLVANIGDSRCYLLRNGTARQITRDHSLVQELLDNGSITRDEMNLHPKKNVITRALGTEQSLRVDCFEENLKDGDIVLLCTDGLINYVHLEDYVPNLPTNLSMARLTEILGNEALSSGSTDDITIVAARYVPNEEKR
- the pknB gene encoding Stk1 family PASTA domain-containing Ser/Thr kinase; this encodes MSLVGKMLGGRYELLEKIGEGGMAVVYKAKCHLLNRYVAIKILRPELVENEEFLARFQRESQSAASLSHPNIVNIYDVGQEDGIHYIVMEYVNGKTLKEYIREKGRLTAEDAVRIGSQICSALHHAHSRNIIHRDIKPQNILLSEDGTVKVADFGIARAVTSATVTMAGADVIGSVHYFSPEQARGGHVDKKSDIYSLGIVLYEMVTGAVPFEGDSAVSVALKHIQEKVTPPGEMNPDIPKSIQFIIERAIEKDCNRRYDDADEMRSDLKRALKEPDGKYVKRFVEDDQATRILPAIHDPGNPEEEPKGKSQGDSSPEPEKKDAGKKHSRIGNGVIVGVILVAFLVLFFLLRGIYLREFARKDTMVPGVVGYDEKAANKMLKGEGLVMKIVQWKNSDTVPKGQILFQNPPEGQTVKSDSSVEVTVSDGVKKVTVPDVVNLPQRNAEIKLEDSGLKVGTPEYVDSDKVSGYVVKQEPSAYTKDVPAGTEVRLFVSTGPRDHMTEVGKVVGLQEDMARERLRKAGLDSNITREYNDGVEAGVVYEQSPDPGTNVEKGRKVDVWVSLGEKVVSHKKMTIEMTGTGEKVRVQVIRASDDKVMYDEEHSPSDGAVQIPLEDSGIQSYAIWIDNIYQGTQTLDFSRKEREQE
- the rsgA gene encoding ribosome small subunit-dependent GTPase A, encoding MKSGVILRGIGSFYDVLSNGEVFRCRARGRFRRLGISPMAGDRVRFQPETEISEGIMEEILPRRNAMKRPAVANVDHLAVVLAAADPKPDLFLVDKLLITAERTQISPLLIFNKTDLAGPEEEDAFRIEYGRTGYPIHRISGKSDIGIKELSQTLQGITVLAGQSGVGKSSIINKLRPDAYLETGALSEKIRRGKNTTRLVELISLPGGGMIADTPGFSRMDLLELDPAQLAGYYPEFRACQAECRFQGCLHVAEPGCAIRRGVEEGKIPSQRYDRYRKLIKAIRENRRDAW
- the rpe gene encoding ribulose-phosphate 3-epimerase, which produces MVIKIAPSILAADFSRLGEEVAMLDKGGADFIHIDVMDGHYVPNLSIGPMVVKAIRRTTEVPFDVHLMMDNPMEFVDEFIRAGADSITLHAEVLPHLHRCIACLKEKGVRAAVALNPSTPLNVLDYVLEDLDMVLLMTVNPGFGGQTFIPAMLDKIRDLKDMTERRGRNTEIQVDGGITLGNVGRAVKAGANCIVAGSLVFSAADPTSMIQKIREAGEASFS
- the rpmB gene encoding 50S ribosomal protein L28 codes for the protein MAKVCDICKKGKLSGNTVSHSHRRGNRTWTPNLKKVRAEVNGSHVTLNVCTRCIRSGKVNALSK
- a CDS encoding Asp23/Gls24 family envelope stress response protein, with the translated sequence MGVVKSNSLGELIIPDDVLAVLAGISAIECYGIVGMASQKATDGLVELLGNENLSRGVKVVSQGNEVSIDLHIIVEYGISIATVAKNIIETVKYKVENLTGVTVKKVNIVVEGVRV
- a CDS encoding DAK2 domain-containing protein; the protein is MLLSAAQFMEDNKESVNSLNVFPVPDGDTGTNMSLTMLSAAREIQAASSGDLSRVADALSRGSLKGARGNSGVILSQLFRGFAKSMQGKEEITTAEFADALESGVNMAYKAVMKPVEGTILTVARETAKEAKKIAGQIHDFEVFFDRIIDTAKETLDRTPDMLPTLKQAGVVDSGGMGLVYILMGQFHALEGDFDPEVSYGLPDSKISTGGGEPVPASAGDAASGPAGVPEGSIQYIYCTEFFIKHLYPYIREEDIEKLKRRLERLGDSIVVVGDRDMIKIHFHTNMPGKGLQLGLQFGELSGIKIDNMKEQHHHVIDMGTAAQLPEKEKEPGEPEKDTGMVSVSMGKGIRNIFQDLNADYIIEGGQTMNPSTEDILDAVNQVNAKEIFILPNNGNIVLSANQAAEISEKKIHVVPSRTIPQGMAAMIAYNSEADAESNLAAMTRAMSQVKTGLVTYAVRDSHVDGLAIQKEDIMGMMEGRISVVGKDIADVTRRLLDAMLQQEDGEIATILYGSDAREEDTESIGSYLSENYPDLEVEVLSGGQPLYYYIVSVE